One segment of Schistocerca cancellata isolate TAMUIC-IGC-003103 chromosome 2, iqSchCanc2.1, whole genome shotgun sequence DNA contains the following:
- the LOC126160328 gene encoding craniofacial development protein 2-like, translated as MRWGAININGGYSGKKVELAEAASKMGLDVLAVSDIRVRGEKEEEVGEYKVYLSGVKAGIAQWGVGLYIRKEMEPSVVAIRYVNERLMWIDLTVSSKKIRIVSVYSHCEGTDQDKMDSFYEALSDVLVRVKDKDSVLLKGDFNARIGNRTEGYEKVMGKFGDDMEANRNEKKLLDFCASMGLVIKNSLFKHKNIHRYTCEGRGTRSVIDYIITDQEFRKAVRDTVYSGDSLMILIII; from the coding sequence atgagatggggagctattaatatcaatgggggctactctgggaagaaggtagagctggcagaggctgcaagtaagatggggctggacgttttagctgttagtgacattcgggtaaggggtgagaaagaagaggaagtgggagaatacaaggtctacctgtcaggcgtcaaagcaggaatagcacaatggggtgtagggctttacatcaggaaagaaatggaacccagcgtagtggcaataaggtatgtaaacgaacgactgatgtggatagatttgacagtgtctagcaagaaaattaggattgtgtcagtatattcgcattgtgaagggacagatcaagataagatggatagtttttatgaggctctCAGTGATGtacttgttagagtaaaggacaaggacagtgttctgctcaagggtgattttaacgccaggattggaaatcgaacagaagggtatgaaaaggttatgggtaaatttggagatgatatggaggccaacaggaacgagaaaaaactcttggatttctgtgccagtatgggcttagtaatcaaaaactccctttttaaacataagaacattcaccggtatacttgtgaaggcaggggaaccagatctgtcattgactatataataacagatcaggaattcaggaaggctgtgagggacaccgtgtattcaggagattctttgatgatactgatcattatttaa